From Cygnus atratus isolate AKBS03 ecotype Queensland, Australia chromosome 1, CAtr_DNAZoo_HiC_assembly, whole genome shotgun sequence, the proteins below share one genomic window:
- the LOC118247632 gene encoding potassium voltage-gated channel subfamily A member 1, with protein sequence MTVMAGENMDETSALPGHPQDSYQPAAHDDHECCERVVINIAGLRFETQLKTLAQFPNTLLGNPKKRMRYFDPLRNEYFFDRNRPSFDAILYYYQSGGRLRRPVNVPLDMFSEEIKFYELGEEAMEKFREDEGFIKDEERPLPEGEYQRQVWLLFEYPESSGPARVIAIVSVMVILISIVIFCLETLPELKEDKEYTVHRTDNTTQVYKSNIFTDPFFVVETLCIIWFSFELVVRFFACPSKTEFFKNIMNFIDIVAIIPYFITLGTEMAEREGTQKGEQATSLAILRVIRLVRVFRIFKLSRHSKGLQILGQTLKASMRELGLLIFFLFIGVILFSSAVYFAEAEEPESHFTSIPDAFWWAVVSMTTVGYGDMYPVTIGGKIVGSLCAIAGVLTIALPVPVIVSNFNYFYHRETEGEEQAQLLHVSSPNLASDSDLSRRSSSTISKSEYMEIEEDMNNSIDNFREANLRTGNCTVANQNCVNKSKLLTDV encoded by the coding sequence ATGACCGTGATGGCTGGAGAGAACATGGATGAGACTTCTGCGCTACCTGGCCACCCCCAGGATAGCTACCAGCCTGCTGCCCACGATGACCATGAGTGCTGTGAACGCGTAGTGATAAACATTGCTGGACTACGCTTTGAGACTCAGCTGAAGACATTAGCCCAGTTCCCCAACACACTGCTGGGCAACCCCAAGAAGCGCATGCGGTACTTTGACCCCTTGCGCAATGAGTACTTTTTTGACCGGAACCGGCCCAGCTTTGACGCCATCCTCTACTACTACCAGTCTGGAGGGCGGCTTCGCCGGCCGGTCAATGTGCCCTTGGACATGTTCTCTGAGGAGATAAAATTTTATGAGCTGGGTGAGGAGGCCATGGAGAAGTTCCGGGAAGATGAAGGGTTCATCAAAGATGAGGAGAGACCCTTGCCGGAGGGGGAGTACCAGCGCCAAGTATGGCTCCTCTTTGAGTACCCAGAGAGCTCTGGGCCTGCAAGGGTTATTGCAATAGTCTCTGTCATGGTGATCCTCATCTCCATCGTGATCTTCTGCCTAGAGACATTACCTGAGCTGAAGGAGGACAAGGAGTATACAGTGCATCGCACTGACAACACCACCCAGGTCTACAAATCCAACATCTTCACAGATCCTTTCTTTGTTGTGGAGACCCTGTGCATCATCTGGTTCTCCTTTGAGCTGGTAGTGCGCTTCTTTGCTTGCCCCAGCAAGACTGAATTCTTCAAGAATATCATGAACTTCATTGACATTGTAGCCATCATCCCTTACTTCATCACCCTGGGCACTGAGATGGCTGAGCGGGAGGGGACTCAGAAAGGAGAGCAGGCCACCTCCTTGGCCATCCTGAGAGTCATCAGACTGGTAAGAGTCTTTCGAATCTTCAAACTCTCCCGGCACTCTAAGGGCCTCCAGATTTTGGGACAGACCCTCAAAGCGAGTATGAGAGAGCTAGGTTTATtaatcttcttcctcttcattggGGTGATCTTGTTCTCTAGTGCGGTGTATTTTGCTGAGGCTGAAGAACCTGAGTCTCATTTCACAAGTATCCCTGATGCTTTCTGGTGGGCGGTGGTATCCATGACCACTGTGGGCTATGGTGACATGTACCCTGTGACAATTGGAGGCAAAATCGTAGGCTCCTTGTGTGCCATCGCTGGTGTGCTGACAATTGCCCTGCCTGTACCTGTCATCGTGTCCAACTTCAACTACTTCTACCACCGAGAAACAGAAGGGGAAGAACAGGCTCAGTTGCTTCACGTTAGCTCCCCTAATTTAGCATCTGACAGTGATCTCAGCCGCCGCAGCTCCTCCACAATCAGCAAATCTGAGTACATGGAAATCGAAGAGGATATGAATAATAGCATAGACAATTTTAGAGAGGCTAATCTCAGAACTGGCAACTGCACTGTAGCCAACCAAAACTGTGTTAATAAAAGCAAGCTGCTGACTGatgtataa